A part of Clostridium novyi genomic DNA contains:
- a CDS encoding NAD(P)/FAD-dependent oxidoreductase, translating to MTIRINNIVLDINEDHDVLYKKAAKKLKIDKTHIKNLKIIKESIDARKKNNIRFTYSIEINCDNESKVVSKVKSNDIKIEKEDIEEKFVFGNKKLNNRPIVIGMGPAGMFAALLLARNGYKPIVIERGEKVEERTKSVEEFWKSGKLNLNSNVQFGEGGAGTFSDGKLTTRIKDKRCDFVLREFVKAGAPEEITYMGKPHIGTDILKDVVKNIRNEIISLGGDVKFNSKLEDIKIKDNKIVSVIVNGDEIPCETLVLALGHSARDTYEMLFNRGIFMSPKAFAIGVRIEHSQSFINENQYGKFKDHPRLKAADYRLAYTSKNTNRAVYSFCMCPGGEVVAAASEEGRLVTNGMSYYSRDKENANSAIVVTVGENDFIGDTPLKGMEFQRHYESLAYNLGGGDYVAPVQLVGDFLNDRISTKLGSIKPTYKPGYTFKDLRKCLPNGVIDTLKEGLVEFNKKIHGFATEDVIMTGIETRTSAPVKIERNENLESISVKGLYPSGEGAGFAGGIISAAVDGLKSAENIMKEYLPI from the coding sequence ATGACCATAAGAATAAACAATATAGTTTTAGATATAAATGAAGACCATGATGTTTTATATAAAAAAGCTGCTAAAAAGTTAAAGATAGATAAGACTCACATAAAGAATTTAAAGATAATTAAAGAATCAATTGATGCTAGGAAAAAGAATAATATAAGATTCACCTATAGTATTGAAATCAATTGTGATAATGAATCTAAAGTAGTTTCTAAAGTAAAAAGTAATGATATAAAAATTGAAAAAGAAGATATAGAAGAGAAATTTGTTTTTGGAAATAAAAAATTAAATAATAGACCAATTGTAATTGGAATGGGACCAGCGGGGATGTTCGCAGCTTTATTATTAGCTCGAAATGGATATAAGCCTATAGTTATTGAAAGAGGAGAAAAGGTAGAGGAAAGAACTAAGTCAGTAGAGGAATTTTGGAAAAGTGGAAAACTTAATTTAAACTCAAATGTTCAGTTTGGTGAAGGTGGAGCTGGAACTTTTTCAGATGGTAAACTTACTACGAGAATCAAAGATAAAAGATGTGATTTTGTTCTTAGAGAATTTGTAAAAGCTGGTGCACCAGAAGAAATAACTTATATGGGAAAACCTCATATTGGAACTGATATATTAAAAGATGTGGTTAAAAATATAAGAAATGAAATTATAAGTTTAGGTGGAGATGTGAAATTTAATAGTAAACTTGAAGATATAAAAATAAAAGATAATAAAATAGTATCAGTAATAGTAAATGGAGATGAAATACCCTGTGAAACACTGGTGTTAGCATTAGGACATAGTGCAAGAGATACCTATGAGATGTTATTTAATAGAGGAATTTTTATGTCTCCAAAAGCTTTTGCAATAGGAGTAAGAATAGAACATTCTCAAAGTTTTATTAATGAGAATCAGTATGGTAAATTTAAAGATCATCCAAGACTTAAAGCTGCAGATTATAGATTAGCTTATACTAGTAAAAATACAAATAGAGCAGTTTATAGTTTTTGTATGTGTCCTGGAGGAGAAGTTGTAGCAGCGGCATCAGAAGAAGGAAGACTTGTAACAAATGGAATGAGTTATTATAGTAGAGATAAAGAAAATGCTAATTCAGCTATAGTTGTAACTGTTGGAGAAAATGATTTTATAGGGGATACACCTCTTAAGGGAATGGAATTTCAAAGACATTATGAAAGTCTTGCATATAATTTAGGAGGTGGAGATTACGTAGCACCTGTTCAATTGGTAGGAGATTTTTTAAATGATAGGATTTCAACTAAATTAGGTAGTATAAAGCCAACATATAAACCAGGATATACTTTTAAAGATTTAAGAAAGTGTCTTCCAAATGGAGTTATTGATACTTTAAAAGAGGGATTAGTTGAATTTAATAAAAAAATTCATGGATTCGCAACTGAAGATGTAATTATGACAGGGATAGAAACAAGAACATCAGCACCAGTTAAAATAGA
- a CDS encoding YbbR-like domain-containing protein yields MDKQSQQKTLIIKICCVIAAFILWLYTSNDGNTIKTNKISNIPVEIINSDYLKQSGFVLSPNQDFTTTLKITGKPADVYAVKPENFKLQVDLSVYALKKGDNKVPITIVNKPNSNVSIKNYNSMWVNIKVDNYKEKNVPIEVMVNGSTRQGTNNKPILKIDKAVISGAEEYVNLVVKAVAFLKEKDVNNEIDRVVSLKAIDKDYKEINEVSINPKRVKVFIPVNKVKQVAINIKTIGYLPKDYTLQGLKVLGNKVTITGNAKALSQIEKIDTEPVNLNNLTTESSTIKVKLVVPEGIKIDSNIDTVDVEVKLDKLSQHNITGNLEINNLSSGLTAKLDRTTISLVISGGRNTINELISKGIKCYVNLNGLGKGEHKVPINIDVPKKVNIVSQSHKFVKVIISDNQNNSENTGKNNNEEDTTETNSFPIKKHK; encoded by the coding sequence ATGGATAAACAAAGCCAGCAAAAAACATTAATTATAAAAATTTGTTGTGTAATTGCAGCTTTTATTTTATGGCTATACACTTCTAATGATGGAAATACAATAAAAACAAATAAAATATCAAATATTCCAGTTGAAATTATAAATTCAGATTATTTAAAACAATCAGGATTTGTACTTTCACCAAATCAGGATTTTACAACTACCTTGAAGATAACAGGAAAACCAGCAGATGTATATGCTGTAAAACCTGAAAATTTTAAGTTGCAGGTTGATTTAAGCGTTTATGCACTTAAAAAGGGAGATAATAAAGTTCCTATAACTATAGTTAATAAACCTAATAGCAATGTTAGTATTAAAAATTATAATAGCATGTGGGTTAATATAAAAGTAGATAACTATAAAGAAAAAAACGTACCAATAGAAGTAATGGTAAATGGAAGTACACGACAAGGAACAAATAATAAGCCTATTTTAAAGATAGATAAAGCTGTAATTAGTGGTGCGGAAGAATATGTAAATTTAGTTGTGAAAGCTGTAGCATTTTTAAAAGAAAAAGATGTAAATAATGAAATTGATAGAGTAGTATCATTAAAAGCTATTGATAAAGATTATAAGGAAATTAATGAAGTTTCAATAAATCCTAAAAGGGTAAAAGTGTTCATTCCTGTAAACAAAGTTAAGCAAGTAGCAATAAATATAAAAACAATAGGATATCTTCCTAAAGATTATACTCTACAAGGACTTAAAGTACTCGGTAATAAGGTTACTATAACGGGGAATGCTAAAGCTTTATCCCAAATAGAAAAAATTGATACAGAGCCAGTGAATTTAAATAATTTAACAACAGAAAGTTCAACTATTAAAGTTAAATTAGTTGTTCCAGAGGGTATAAAAATAGATAGTAATATTGATACTGTAGATGTTGAAGTAAAACTAGATAAATTGAGTCAACATAATATCACAGGAAATTTAGAAATAAATAATTTATCAAGTGGACTTACAGCTAAGCTAGACAGAACGACAATATCTTTAGTTATATCAGGAGGTAGAAATACTATAAACGAATTAATTAGTAAGGGAATAAAATGTTATGTTAATTTAAATGGACTTGGAAAAGGAGAGCACAAAGTTCCTATAAATATAGATGTTCCAAAGAAAGTAAATATAGTTTCTCAAAGTCATAAGTTTGTTAAAGTGATAATTTCTGATAATCAAAATAATAGTGAAAATACAGGTAAAAACAATAATGAAGAAGATACTACTGAAACTAATTCATTTCCTATAAAAAAACATAAATAA